A genomic region of Tsukamurella pulmonis contains the following coding sequences:
- the hpf gene encoding ribosome hibernation-promoting factor, HPF/YfiA family produces MTLLSPRDTNRTNTPSVEVDPFREPGHIADERDKEYLTPDCPVAIDGRNVEVPDHFRVYLEDKLARLEKFRPTITLFEVSLFHEPNPRQSKSCQRLELTVRGKGGVARAEAAAENFYAAFETALSRLQSRLRKAADRKKVHYGNRTPVSVAEATAPSALPDAPPRTEDDDDPYAALVEDHLPGQIVRTKDHPGTPMTVDDALSQMELVGHDFFLFFDKETEKPSVVYRRKAFDYGLLRLT; encoded by the coding sequence ATGACCCTTCTGTCCCCGCGAGATACGAACCGCACCAATACGCCCAGCGTCGAGGTCGACCCCTTCCGCGAACCCGGCCACATCGCCGACGAGCGCGACAAGGAGTACCTCACCCCCGACTGCCCCGTGGCCATCGACGGCCGCAACGTGGAGGTCCCCGATCACTTCCGCGTGTACCTGGAGGACAAGCTGGCGCGCCTCGAGAAGTTCCGCCCCACCATCACCCTGTTCGAGGTGAGTCTGTTCCACGAGCCCAACCCGCGGCAGTCCAAGTCGTGCCAGCGGCTTGAGCTCACCGTGCGCGGCAAGGGCGGCGTCGCCCGTGCCGAGGCCGCGGCGGAGAACTTCTACGCCGCCTTCGAGACCGCCCTGTCCCGGCTGCAGAGCCGGCTGCGCAAGGCCGCGGACCGCAAGAAGGTGCACTACGGCAACCGCACCCCGGTCTCCGTGGCCGAGGCGACGGCCCCGTCGGCCCTGCCGGACGCCCCGCCCCGCACCGAGGACGACGACGATCCGTACGCCGCGCTGGTCGAGGATCACCTGCCCGGCCAGATCGTGCGCACCAAGGACCACCCGGGCACCCCGATGACCGTGGATGACGCGCTCTCCCAGATGGAACTGGTCGGTCACGACTTCTTCCTGTTCTTCGACAAGGAGACGGAGAAGCCGTCCGTGGTGTACCGGCGGAAGGCCTTCGACTACGGCCTCCTCCGCCTGACCTGA
- a CDS encoding phosphoribosyltransferase family protein encodes MSVAPVLRSVGAAESVGLSAAARAANVRGTVRVRGLPGAGTVVLVDDVVTTGATLAESVAALARRGVSVAAAITLAAA; translated from the coding sequence ATGTCCGTCGCCCCCGTGCTGCGCTCGGTGGGCGCGGCGGAATCGGTGGGGCTCAGTGCTGCTGCGCGGGCCGCCAACGTCCGCGGCACCGTCCGGGTGCGCGGCCTGCCGGGCGCCGGCACCGTCGTCCTCGTCGACGACGTGGTCACCACCGGCGCCACCCTGGCCGAGTCCGTCGCCGCGCTCGCCCGGCGGGGCGTGAGCGTCGCCGCCGCGATCACCCTCGCCGCGGCGTGA
- the lpqB gene encoding MtrAB system accessory lipoprotein LpqB translates to MPDLRRTAGVRAVAVLLATLLVLAGCANIPASTSPRVIGDLGGESASPDRDITPRRDAQPEIIVRDFLKANALADGNYAASRKFLLQNADWQVPKRAVVVKNIDVLPTDRAAGFIKATIRAQATGYLELDGTFTPATQSITQNVQLVQADGQWRIQGISDVGTEPILVIDADQFGSVYHRYLLYFPDPTGRTLVPDARWLASPRSKLAADLLLLLVRGPRASLKDAVFNPFGTNAAVRGAVTAAQGENRDPGVGFAGVQVDFTGLPRIEPDVARLVAGQVVWTLASADVQGPYVITVDGSSLDDKHQAGWNPNDVASISPNASSDLAVGLHGVLDGRFVKIAADQVTPVAGPLGSGTGIRSVGLSGTGRQVAAVLDAGARGEPGTALTMGPYGGVPTQVLTAGSMTRPSWTPDDGSVWTVLDGTRVVRVRQDQSTGEVTTADIDSGEVAAAVPGPISELRLSRDGVRVALVVAGRVLVGVVQTAADGRTRITNLAQVVTDRDLAASSVDWQSGDTLFIGRNTSDSPVLQVRYDSGEIRALPSRNLSPPVTNVAVSMSAVYATDMSGVWEIGIGPDSDEQYWSQVDRLAGGRANPVLPG, encoded by the coding sequence ATGCCTGACCTGCGACGCACCGCCGGCGTGCGGGCGGTCGCCGTCCTGCTCGCGACCCTGCTCGTGCTCGCCGGTTGCGCCAACATCCCGGCGTCGACCAGCCCGCGGGTGATCGGCGACCTGGGCGGCGAGTCGGCCTCGCCCGACCGCGACATCACGCCGCGCCGCGACGCGCAGCCCGAGATCATCGTCCGCGACTTCCTCAAGGCGAACGCGCTCGCCGACGGGAACTACGCGGCCTCGCGCAAGTTCCTGCTGCAGAACGCCGACTGGCAGGTGCCCAAGCGGGCCGTCGTGGTCAAGAACATCGACGTGCTGCCCACGGACCGCGCGGCCGGCTTCATCAAGGCCACCATCCGCGCGCAGGCCACGGGTTACCTCGAGCTCGACGGCACCTTCACCCCGGCCACGCAGTCGATCACGCAGAACGTCCAGCTGGTGCAGGCCGACGGGCAGTGGCGCATCCAGGGGATCAGCGATGTCGGGACCGAGCCCATCCTGGTGATCGACGCCGATCAGTTCGGTTCGGTCTACCACCGCTACCTGCTGTACTTCCCCGATCCGACGGGCCGCACGCTGGTGCCGGACGCGCGCTGGCTGGCCAGCCCCCGCTCGAAGCTCGCCGCCGACCTGCTGTTGCTGCTGGTCCGAGGCCCACGCGCCTCCCTCAAGGACGCGGTGTTCAATCCCTTCGGTACCAACGCGGCCGTCCGCGGCGCGGTGACCGCCGCGCAGGGCGAGAACCGCGACCCGGGCGTGGGTTTCGCGGGTGTGCAGGTGGACTTCACGGGCCTGCCGCGGATCGAACCCGACGTCGCGCGGCTGGTCGCGGGGCAGGTCGTGTGGACCCTCGCGAGCGCCGACGTGCAGGGGCCGTACGTGATCACCGTCGACGGATCCTCGCTCGACGACAAGCACCAGGCCGGCTGGAACCCCAACGACGTCGCCTCGATCAGCCCGAACGCCTCCTCCGATCTCGCGGTCGGCCTGCACGGCGTCCTCGACGGCCGGTTCGTCAAGATCGCCGCCGACCAGGTCACGCCCGTCGCCGGACCGCTCGGCTCCGGTACGGGCATCCGGTCGGTGGGACTGTCGGGCACGGGGCGTCAGGTGGCGGCCGTCCTCGACGCGGGCGCTCGCGGCGAGCCCGGGACCGCGCTGACGATGGGGCCCTACGGCGGCGTTCCGACGCAGGTCCTCACGGCCGGCTCGATGACGAGGCCGTCGTGGACGCCGGACGACGGCAGCGTCTGGACGGTGCTCGACGGGACGCGGGTGGTCCGGGTCCGGCAGGACCAGTCCACCGGCGAGGTCACCACCGCGGACATCGACTCCGGCGAGGTGGCGGCCGCGGTCCCCGGCCCCATCTCCGAACTGCGGCTCTCCCGCGACGGTGTGCGGGTGGCCCTGGTCGTCGCCGGCCGGGTGCTCGTGGGCGTCGTGCAGACCGCGGCCGACGGGCGGACCCGCATCACGAACCTCGCGCAGGTGGTCACCGACCGGGACCTGGCCGCGTCGTCCGTCGACTGGCAGAGTGGCGACACCCTGTTCATCGGCCGCAACACCTCCGACTCGCCGGTGCTGCAGGTGCGCTACGACTCCGGCGAGATCCGGGCCCTGCCGAGCCGCAACCTCTCGCCGCCGGTCACCAACGTCGCGGTGTCGATGAGCGCCGTGTACGCCACCGACATGTCGGGGGTGTGGGAGATCGGCATCGGTCCCGACAGCGACGAGCAATACTGGAGCCAGGTGGATCGCCTGGCGGGGGGCCGGGCGAACCCGGTGCTGCCGGGGTAG
- the mtrB gene encoding MtrAB system histidine kinase MtrB codes for MIGRARTAWQWLRRRDPADLLGDLMRLVGAALSYAGRMWRRSLQLRVVTQTLVLSLTVLLLLGFVLTSQITNQLINAKLAAGEEETARVKQNVEVALGRTEPRTEGVESVLRSVRSSLVSQGLDVGPTAARSGNYDPVLIVPNGAGRPPTVLGSESEVPQSLQNFVRSGQASYQHATVTDSTGRYGKVMVIGTPVQSTIAGLELYLVFPLTQEENTLNLMQGTLYTGGAVLVLLLAAVSLLVARQVVLPVRSAARIAVRFAEGRLKERMPVRGEDDIARLAMSFNDMAESLSKQIGQLEEFGDLQRQFTSDVSHELRTPLTTVRMAADMIADSADELDPGLRRTTELMVKELDRFETLLAELLEISRHDAGVAELHAERIDIEVPIASAMATVRHLAEQSETELILDMPDDPVIVEADTRRVERVLRNLLANAIDHSEGKPVILTMRADDDAVAVTVRDYGVGLRPGEEKLVFNRFWRSDPSRVRRSGGTGLGLAISIEDARLHSGRLEAWGEPGSGSCFRLTLPRTRGGKVTVSPLPLKSMARRGADGSSDDA; via the coding sequence CTGATCGGGCGGGCGCGGACCGCATGGCAGTGGCTGCGTCGGCGCGACCCCGCCGACCTGCTCGGCGACCTGATGCGCCTGGTGGGCGCCGCACTGTCGTACGCGGGGCGGATGTGGCGGCGATCGCTGCAGCTGCGGGTGGTCACGCAGACCCTGGTGCTCAGCCTCACGGTGCTGCTCCTGCTGGGGTTCGTGCTCACCTCGCAGATCACCAACCAGCTGATCAACGCGAAGCTGGCCGCGGGCGAGGAGGAGACGGCCCGGGTCAAGCAGAACGTCGAGGTCGCGCTCGGGCGCACCGAACCGCGCACCGAGGGCGTGGAGTCGGTGCTGCGCAGCGTACGGTCCAGCCTGGTCAGTCAGGGGCTCGACGTGGGCCCGACGGCGGCCCGCTCCGGCAACTACGACCCCGTCCTGATCGTCCCGAACGGCGCCGGGCGCCCGCCCACCGTGTTGGGCAGTGAGAGCGAGGTCCCGCAGAGCCTGCAGAACTTCGTCCGCAGCGGCCAGGCGTCCTATCAGCACGCGACCGTCACCGACAGCACCGGCAGGTACGGCAAGGTGATGGTGATCGGCACCCCCGTGCAGTCGACCATCGCGGGCCTCGAGCTGTACCTGGTGTTCCCGCTCACGCAGGAGGAGAACACCCTCAACCTGATGCAGGGCACGCTCTACACCGGCGGCGCGGTGCTGGTGCTGCTGCTGGCCGCGGTCAGCCTGCTGGTGGCCCGGCAGGTGGTGCTGCCGGTGCGTTCCGCGGCGCGGATCGCCGTGCGCTTCGCCGAGGGCAGGCTGAAGGAACGCATGCCCGTGCGCGGTGAGGACGACATCGCGCGCCTGGCGATGAGCTTCAACGACATGGCCGAGTCGCTGTCCAAACAGATCGGCCAGCTCGAGGAGTTCGGCGATCTCCAGCGCCAGTTCACCTCCGACGTCTCGCACGAGCTGCGCACGCCGCTGACCACCGTGCGGATGGCCGCCGACATGATCGCCGACTCCGCCGACGAGCTCGATCCCGGCCTGCGCCGCACCACTGAGCTCATGGTCAAGGAGCTGGACCGGTTCGAGACCCTGCTCGCCGAGCTGCTCGAGATCTCCCGGCACGACGCGGGCGTCGCCGAGCTGCACGCCGAGCGGATCGACATCGAGGTCCCGATCGCCTCCGCGATGGCGACCGTCCGGCACCTGGCCGAGCAGTCCGAGACCGAGCTGATCCTGGACATGCCGGACGACCCGGTCATCGTCGAGGCCGACACCCGGCGCGTCGAGCGGGTGCTGCGCAACTTGCTCGCCAACGCCATCGACCACAGCGAGGGCAAGCCGGTCATCCTCACCATGCGCGCCGACGACGACGCCGTGGCGGTCACCGTCCGCGACTACGGCGTGGGCCTGCGCCCCGGCGAGGAGAAGCTCGTCTTCAACCGGTTCTGGCGCTCCGATCCGTCGCGGGTGCGCCGCTCCGGCGGCACCGGCCTGGGCCTGGCGATCAGCATCGAGGACGCCCGCCTGCACAGCGGCCGGCTCGAGGCCTGGGGCGAGCCGGGCAGCGGCTCCTGTTTCCGGCTGACGCTGCCCCGCACGCGCGGCGGCAAGGTCACCGTCAGCCCCCTGCCCCTGAAGTCGATGGCGCGCCGCGGCGCGGACGGGAGTTCCGACGATGCCTGA
- the mtrA gene encoding MtrAB system response regulator MtrA, with amino-acid sequence MDSMKPRILVIDDDPALAEMLTIVLRNEGFDSTVVGDGTQALSAAREFRPDLVLLDLMLPGMNGIDVCRVLRADSSVPIVMLTAKADTVDVVLGLESGADDYVIKPFKPKELVARVRARLRRTDDEPSELLSIGNVVIDVPAHKVTRDGAVISLTPTEFDLLVTMARKPRQVFTRDVLLEQVWGYRHPADTRLVNVHIQRLRAKIEKDPENPEIVLTLRGVGYKAGPA; translated from the coding sequence ATGGACAGCATGAAACCCCGGATCCTGGTGATCGACGACGATCCCGCGCTCGCGGAGATGCTCACCATCGTCCTGCGCAACGAGGGCTTCGACTCGACGGTGGTCGGCGACGGCACGCAGGCGCTCAGCGCCGCCCGCGAGTTCCGGCCCGACCTGGTGCTGCTGGACCTGATGCTCCCCGGCATGAACGGCATCGACGTGTGCCGCGTGCTGCGCGCCGATTCGTCCGTGCCGATCGTGATGCTCACGGCCAAGGCCGACACCGTCGACGTGGTGCTCGGCCTCGAGTCCGGCGCCGACGACTACGTGATCAAGCCGTTCAAGCCGAAGGAACTCGTCGCTCGGGTGCGGGCCCGGCTGCGCCGCACCGACGACGAGCCCAGCGAGCTGCTCTCGATCGGCAACGTGGTCATCGACGTGCCGGCGCACAAGGTGACCCGGGACGGCGCGGTCATCTCCCTCACGCCCACCGAGTTCGACCTGCTGGTGACGATGGCGCGCAAGCCGCGCCAGGTCTTCACCCGCGACGTGCTGCTCGAACAGGTGTGGGGCTACCGGCATCCGGCGGACACCCGCCTGGTCAACGTCCACATCCAGCGGCTGCGCGCCAAGATCGAGAAGGACCCGGAGAACCCCGAGATCGTGCTCACCCTGCGCGGCGTCGGCTACAAGGCCGGTCCGGCGTGA
- a CDS encoding dTMP kinase: MGRLVAIEGLDGAGKNTLTRAVTERLTGRGLTVTALAFPRYGTQFADLAAEALRGGNGDVAESVYGMGLLFAFDRQAAAPDIRAALATHDVVLLDRYAASSAAYSAARLGEGPDGAVATWVRELEFDRFGLPRPDLQVYLDVPVTVAAERARSREASDAARARDAYERDGVLQTRTGAVYTGLAAAGWVSPWHVHGVDDAPELLADAIAALS, translated from the coding sequence ATGGGACGACTGGTCGCGATCGAAGGCCTCGACGGCGCGGGGAAGAACACGCTGACCCGCGCGGTCACGGAGCGCCTCACGGGGCGCGGCCTGACGGTGACCGCGCTCGCCTTCCCCCGCTACGGCACGCAGTTCGCCGACCTCGCCGCCGAGGCGCTGCGCGGTGGCAACGGCGACGTCGCGGAGTCCGTCTACGGCATGGGCCTTCTCTTCGCGTTCGACCGGCAGGCCGCCGCGCCCGACATCCGCGCCGCACTGGCCACCCACGACGTGGTGCTGCTCGACCGGTACGCCGCCTCCTCCGCCGCGTACAGCGCCGCGCGCCTGGGCGAGGGCCCCGACGGTGCCGTGGCGACCTGGGTGCGCGAGCTCGAGTTCGACCGGTTCGGCCTACCGCGCCCCGACCTGCAGGTCTACCTGGACGTGCCGGTGACCGTCGCCGCTGAGCGGGCCCGTTCGCGGGAGGCGAGCGACGCCGCCCGCGCACGCGACGCCTACGAGCGCGACGGCGTACTCCAGACCCGCACCGGCGCGGTCTACACCGGGCTGGCCGCCGCCGGCTGGGTCTCTCCGTGGCACGTGCACGGCGTCGACGACGCGCCGGAGCTGCTGGCCGACGCCATCGCCGCCCTTTCCTGA